DNA sequence from the Pungitius pungitius chromosome 3, fPunPun2.1, whole genome shotgun sequence genome:
CACTCAACAGCATCGACTCTGACGGTGAGCCTGATCAATACATCTGATCACCTGTGATACACCTGGTCTCACTCACCGTCGGCCCCTGTGTTCAGGTTTCTGGAAAGCCTCGTGTCCCCCGTCCTGCACCAGTCCTCTGCTGGTGTTTGTCAACTCTAAGAGCGGAGACAACCAGGGCGTGAAATTCCTGAGGCGCTTCAAGCAGCTGCTGAACCCGGCACAGGTGTTTGACCTGATGAACGGGGGGCCTCACCTGGGGTGAGACAGTTAGACAGACACAAAGTGTGCGTCACCTGAACCCTGTGTGTTATCTaaagaggtttgtgtgtctgtcagtctgCGTTTGTTCCAGAAGTTTGACACCTTCAGGATTCTGGTGTGTGGAGGAGACGGGAGCGTTGGATGGGTTCTGTCCGAGATCGACGCCCTCACGCTGCACAAACAGGTGTGGTCTGACACACCCTCACAAGTTCTACCTACTATCGACATGTTGTTCATccctttgctgctgctgctgctgttgtgttgttacAGTGTCAGCTGGGAGTTCTTCCTCTGGGGACCGGGAATGATCTGGCCCGGGTTCTCGGTTGGGGTTCAGCCTGCGACGACGACACGCAGCTACCTCAGATACTGGAGAAACTGGAAAGAGCCAGTACAAAGATGCTAGACAGGTAACAGGTGTAAGAAAGGTAGCGGGAGTGAGACAGGTATCTGATGAGAGACAGGCATCTGATGAGAGACAGGTAGCGGGAGTGAGACAGGTATCTGATGAGAGACAGGCATCTGATGAGAGACAGGTAGCGGGAGTGAGACAGGTATCTGATGAGAAACAGGTGGCTGGTGTGAGACAGGCATCTGATGAGAGACAGGTAGCGGGAGTGAGACAGGTATCTGATGAGAGACAGGTGGCTGGTGTGAGACAGGTATCTGATGTGAGACAGGCATCTGATGAGAGACAGGTAGCGGGAGTGAGACAGGTATCTGATGTGAGACAGGCATCTGATTAGAGACAGGTAGCGGGAGTGAGACAGGTATCTGATGTGAGACAGGCATCTGATGTGAGACAGGTGGCTGGTGTGAGACAGGCATCTGATTAAAGACAGGTAGCGGGAGTGAGACAGGTATCTGATGTGAGACACGTATCTGATGAGAGACAGGTGGCTGGTGTGAGACAGGTGGCTGGTGTGAGAcaggcagaggtgggacaaagtcattgttatgcaagtcacaagtaagtctcaagttgtgtcaaaagtcaaagccaacaagtcccaagtcgagtccaaagtcttattattttagtttcgagtcatttcaagtcctcttattatagtggggacggggaaccctgggtgatggtgcgctgcctcagacctagactacgaagggaagggtaacggtggatcgactgtgactgtgttatagtactttaaaccggacgttgacataatgttggcgaggatttccatcggagtctgaatccgggttaaaaaatcccgatttttgtaagcatgaacgagctgtctcgtgcAAATAGCAACTCGTCGACTACCTCttaatttttatagccaaacgaaactaccttcggtatcatttttccaactggcgcgttgttgcgcttcattggttgtcttgcaatgtgcctgtttagatgctgtcgaatcagaaccaggtgggactgcagtgattggatgtcgtgcaggcagcgctctctgcatacaggtggcgcacatttttttgacagatgcagataaacagagcggcgcggccgtgagaaaatgttttcccccagttttcacgggaagtagcaagtcttctcgagtcaaaaggctcgagtccaagtcaagtcacgagtcatcgatgagTCCAAGTCGAGtcgcaagtctttgtacgttttgtcgagtcaagtctgaagtcatcaaattcatgacttgagtctgactcgagtccaagtcacatgacccgagtccacacctctggagaCAGGTATCTGATGAGAGACAGGTATCTGATGTGAGACAGGTATCTGATGAGAGACAGGTATCTGATGTGAGACAGGTATCTGATGAGAGACAGGTATGTGATGAGAGACAGGTATCTGATGTGAGACAGGTATCTGATGAGAGACAGGTGGCTGGTGTGAGACAGGTATCTGATGAGAAACAGGTATCTGATGAGAGACAGGTGGCTGGTGTGAGACAGGTATCTGATGAGAAACAGGTATCTGATGTGAGACAGGTATCTGATGTGAGACAGGTATCTGATGAGAGACAGGTATCTGATGAGAGACAGGTGGCTGGTGTGAGACAGGTATCTGATGAGAAACAGGTATCTGATGAGAGACAGGTGGCTGGTGTGAGACAGGTATCTGACGAGAAACAGGTATCTGATGTGAGACAGGTATCTGATGTGAGACAGGTATCTGATGTGAGACAGGTAactgtctctccttctgttcTAGGTGGCGTATTATGGTCTATGAGACCAAATTCCCTCGGCAACATTCTGGCTCTACTGTTACAGAAGACTGTAGCGACGACTCAGAGGTAACAGgaaatgacatcacttcctgtttaatcCTCCAACCTGCTCCACTTAGTTTGTAGCTTTTTATCAGATAATTATTCAATGATATAatgtaactttacttgtactacCTTGTTTGTGTCGGCTGATCCAGGTCCAGCAGATTCTTACCTACGAGGACTCAGTAGCTGCTCACCTGTCCAAGATACTGACCTCAGACCAGCATTCTGTCGTCATCTCCTCTGCCAGGTACaactgtctgtctctctgtctgtctctctgtccccgcTCATACTGTTTTTGTATCTTGTTAGTCGTAATGTGTTACTCTGTGTGTACTTcagggtcctgtgtgtgtatcatgTGTGTACTTcagggtcctgtgtgtgtgtatcgtgtGTACTTcagggtcctgtgtgtgtatatcatgTGTGTACTTcagggtcctgtgtgtgtatatcatgTGTGTACTTcagggtcctgtgtgtgtatcatgTGTGTACTTcagggtcctgtgtgtgtatcgTGTGTGTACTTcagggtcctgtgtgtgtatcatgTGTGTACTTcagggtcctgtgtgtgtattgtgtgtgtacttaagggtcctgtgtgtgtatcgTTTGTGTACTTcagggtcctgtgtgtgtatcgTGTGTGTACTTAAGggtcttgtgtgtgtatatcatgTGTGTACTTcagggtcctgtgtgtgtatcatgTGTGTACTTcagggtcctgtgtgtgtatcgTGTGTACTTcagggtcctgtgtgtgtatcatgTGTGTACTTcagggtcctgtgtgtgtatcgTGTGTGTACTTcagggtcctgtgtgtgtatcgTGTGTGTACTTCAGGGTCCTGTCTGTGTATATCATGTGTGTACTTcagggtcctgtgtgtgtatcgTGTGTGTACTTCAGGGTCCTGTGTGAGACGGTGAAAGACTTGGTGGCCCGGGTCGGTAAAGCTTATGAAAAGAACACAGAGAGTTCAGAAGAGTCTGAGCTGATGGCCAAGAAGGTTTGTTTTACACGTCACATGTTTCTCACATGTCAGAGGCGTGTTCCTGAGTAATGTGCCGTCATGTCTCTGCAGTGTGGCGTGTTGAAGGAGAAACTTGACTCCCTTCTGAAGACTCTGAACGAGGAGTCTCAGGCCTGCaggctgcctcccccggcttcCCCCCCCACGATtgctgaggagcaggaggatgcTGAGAGCGTTGAGCGGCCTCCTTCTCTTCATCAAAACCATCACCGTGCTCCTCCTCAGGCCCCGCCCTGTTCCCCACGGGGCAATGCCTCCTCCTCGACGGCGGCCATCTTTAAACCTCGAGAGCAGCTGATGCTCAGGGCAAACAGTCTGAAAAAAGCCATCAGGCAGATCATCGAGCATACGGAGCGAGGTCCGGTCCAAAGGAACCACTCACCAGTTAGAGGAACCCTCGGGCCTCCTATTGATCCTtcggtttcttttcttctagcCGTGGACGAGCAGAACCTTCAGACCGAGCAGCAGCTGTTCACCAGACAgccggaggaggacgaggatttagagaaagaggaggaggaagaggacggggCGTCTCTGCAATCGTCTTCTAGCAGCAAGCGGCACAGCGCACGCAAAGGTACTGGTTCTGCTGGTAATGGATGGGTAATAGAAGGGGAAGTGCATGCTGACCATGAACACTGTCTCCTCAGTAGGTAGGAGGCCCTGTGAGATCCGCAAAGGCAGCTTTgtccagacaggaagtggtgagATGATGCCCACCTTCAACACCAAGATCCTCTATTCAGGCACGAAGCTCTAAGGTCACACAGGAAGTTCTGAATTTGTGAATATGTCATCAGTCTGAtgttaacctgtgtgtgtgtgtgtgtgtgtgtatcaggtcTCAGAGGAATCTCAGTTTCTCTCTCCAGCAGTTCTGTGATTAGTCAACTTTTGGTCAACGCAGACCCGCTCGGCTGTGACCTCGACAACGTGTGAGTCAGTCTGTCCGTTGGTCTGACTGTGCGTGTCTCTCCCCGTTGGTCTGACTGTCTttctgtccgtctgtgtgtACAGAGACTGCTACACTGAGAAGTGTGTCATGAATAACTACTTTGGAATCGGTCTGGATGCTAAAATTTCTCTGGACTTCAACAACAAGAGAGACGAGCATCCAGAGAAGTGCAGGTATTTAACTATTCATCACAAGCATCAAGCTTTATCTGCATTGAAACCTGAtgtgtgtactttgtgtgtgtgatggtcaGGAGTCGGACTAAGAACATGATGTGGTACGGAGTCCTGGGAACCAAAGAGCTGCTGCACAGAACCTACAAGAACCTGGAGCAGAAGGTTCTGCTGGAGGTGAGACCCACAgtcatcatcttcatccttATGTGTAGTTAATGACCTCGGCCCAAAAGAACCACAAGAGGCAGCATTGTGACAGCATTGACGCATACCTTAATACCTTATATGGGGCTATCAATGTGTGCGATGgatgcagcatcatcatcacaagtccaacctgtgtgtgtctgcagtgtgaCGGGCGGCTCATCCCTCTGCCCAGTCTGCAAGGCATCGCTGTGCTCAACATCCCCAGCTATGCAGGAGGAACCAACTTCTGGGGAGGAACCAAAGAGGACGACGTGAGACCTGAACCCGTCTGTCCTTCTGTCATGTTACTATCGACCTGTCTGTTGATTGAGTGAtgtcatctgtctgtctgtcagatGTTCACAGCTCCATCCTTTGATGATAAGATCCTTGAGGTGGTGGCCGTGTTTGGCAGCATGCAGATGGCTGTGTCCCGGGTCATCAACCTGCAGCATCACCGCATCGCACAGgtacacctgtctgtctgcctgtctgcctgtctgcctgcctgtctgcctgcctgtctgtctgtctgtctgtctgcctgtctgtctgcctgtctgcctgtctgcctgtctgcctgtctgtctgtctgtctgtctgtctgcctgtctgcctgtctgtctgtctgtctgtctgcctgtctgcctgtctgtctgcctgtctgcctgtctgtctgtctgtctgtctgtctgtctgtctgcctgtctgcctgtctgtctgtctgcctgcctgcctgcctgtctgcctgcctgtctgtctgtctgcctgtctgtctgcctgtctgcctgtctgcctgtctgtctgtctgtctgtctgtctgtctgtctgtctgtctgcctgtctgcctgtctgcctgtctgtctgtctgcctgtctgtctgtctgtctgtctgtctgtctgtctgcctgcctgtctgtctgcctgcctgtctgcctgtctgcctgtctgcctgtctgcctgtctgcctgtctgcctgtctgcctgtctgtctgcctgtctgcctgcctgtctgtctgtctgtctgcctgtctgtctgcctgtctgcctgtctgcctgtctgtctgtctgtctgtctgtctgtctgtccgacTTCCTGACCCTGCTGTCTTCCTCTCAGTGTCGTACGGTGAAGATCAAAATCCTGGGCGATGAGGGCGTCCCGGTGCAGGTGGACGGTGAGGCCTGGGTTCAGCCTCCAGGGTATATCAAGATCCTCCACAAGAACCGGACCCAGACCCTCACCAGAGACCGGGTGAGTACTGGACCCTCACTAGGGACACTACCCAAGACCTTCATCCGATGCAGGGTTCTACCCCGGACCATGAGCCCCGTGTGTGGTCAATACGTAAAGGTTGACAGACCCACCACAAGCAGCCAGTCGCACCTCCACAGACCTCCACCATGAGTCCGTGTGTCCTTGTATCTTTCAGGCATTTGAGAGCACTCTGAAATCCTGGGAGGACAAACAGAAGTGTGAGTTTCTCCGGACGccctctcagccccccccctcttctcagccccccccctcctctcatccAGAGATTGTGTCCGAGGACGAGGCGTCGCTCATCAGCGTGTTCGGTCAGGCAGCAGGAGCCCTGATACACAGGTAATGACACCTGGGCATGTTTACATGATCTCTGATGAGCAGTAGCTAGAGGACACACCGCGGGGGACATGGGGGGGTGATCAGTTTAGGAGGGgtatcatttccatttttttccccatcttttatattttatctagtgacttacaataagttcaTTCCAACAAGAGGGTCCagaccagaacaacaagaatcagTGAGTTGAGGGAACCTACATCattgaaagtgtgtttttattctttttgacTGAGATTGTCCAAATAAATCCTAAATCCTTTGATGGGTTGTAATCCCATGTGCAACCACTGGGAGGGGCTGTACCTCCCATTGATGACACTCCCTCTCATGTCATccaacatatatacatacatatacatatatacttgtatacatatatacttgtatacaagtgtgtatatatatatgcatatatgtatTAGAATTGAAGtactgtgtcattgtgtgtttcAGCATCCGGGAGGTGGCTGAATGCCACCACACTCTAGAACAGGAACTGGCTCACGCTGTCAACGCCAGCTCCAAGGCCATGGACGTGGTCTACGCCAACTCCAACAGCTCTCAGGTACTTTATGTCCATGTCCCTTGTCTTGTTCTGGTCTTTGTCCGGGTGTCTCTCCTAGTGTTCTGGGTTAGAATGGACAGAGAGTGTTAGCATTGTGTCTCTGTTTGTCCAGGCTCTGTGCTGCAGCGTGGTCCTTCAGATGGTCAGTAACGTTAAAGCTTTACTCAGTGAGACCGAACTGCTGCTGGCTGGAAAGATGTCCATGGTAAGTGTCTCTGTCCTTTAGGTCTCTGATGTGCCTTTTGAGAAGGTGTTGGAGACATTTCGGCCCTCATGCTTGTCCTAATTTCTGTCCCCTGAGTGCAGCAGCTGGATCCTCCTCAGCAGGAGCAGTTGAAGGCAGCTCTGAGCTCGGTGGCTCAGCAGCTCCGGCGGCTGGCTGATGTTTCCTGGTTGTCTCCCGTCATCGAACCTTTGGACCACGAGGTAAACCACCATCGCagcctgtgtgtctctctgtctgtctgtgtccctTCCATCCGACAGGCGgatccatcaggactaagacctccatccacactaacagtttcttcccgtcggcagtcgggctcatcaacagagctgggcccccccctcccccagactGACTGACccctgttgtggaagattttctcatgaaatcgggaatcagttgtaaagtctccatttttttcttgcaaggaagaataGTTCTGCAACAGCTTTACATGGACAGGcagcttcttcttaatgtttgagaggaacacaCATAACAACACTTTgattttgttatgctaaagactTTGAGACAGGCGAGGAGGTCCCAGACCAGAAGGGAACTCAAGGTGCTTAgagcagatgtttgattagatctaggacaacagccaaagaaaatcacagcttctccctcctccacacagCGGTGTCATGCAAAGACagatgggatcaaagaggagaggtgctctgAGGTTCTTCTGCTCAGATAGTTCACACACAGCTGGCTTTAGAcattaatgtaataaaacattatggcatcattatatttccctccactccacacacacacctgtcactcACAACTGGTTGTCTGtttgctggtgcactttatttttaactttttatccTTTATTCTTTAATTGTTGATTCAATATACCCATAGCCTTATATTTTTATACCATGGAGTTAAACTGTAAATTTGTAAATTCAACATGCCACTTTTTCAGCTATTATCTCATCTGTCtttttgtccattgtctcataCATGGACATATTATGATCCTGAtcctgtgtgtgttcagggtccTCTGACAGATTTCTCCAAACGCAGCCGGAGCACAAAGTTTCGTCTCGTCCCCAAgttcaaaaaagacaaaatcaatAAGAACAAAGAGACGTGCACAACGTTGTCTCTGCCAGGTGAGCTGTCTCTACCTGTCTTTCTGAACCTCTTGTCAGTGTGGACCACTATCACTATGTGGGCCTAGTGGGCTTATCGGCTGCAtcggggggggcagcaggatGGTAGTTAACGTTAGAACTAAGTTTGTTCTTGTGtcttatgtgtatttaaaactcAACATCACCTACGTTACGTAACTTTTATAAACTAACACGTGATGGTGATGttatacataatataatataacggGTGTATTATATAACATTTGGCCTTGTCGGcctgcactgcatgctgggatacgcTGGGTCCCAAAAGATAGATCCCATGTGTCCTCATTGGTGCTGGAACGATGTGTGTGCTGAAGGATGCAGCCCAATGAATTGAGACATGCCCCATGCCTACCggaaccacttcctgtttaccggatccacttcctgtttacctGACCCACTTCCTGTTGCTCTCTCAGTCCACCAGTGGGGGACGGAGGAGGTGGGGGCGTGGCtgggctttctctctctcaacgAGTATCAGGACATCTTCATGGGGCACGATGTCCGTGGGGCCGAGCTGATCCACCTGGAGAGGAGGGACCTGAAGGTActgctgctagctgctagctgctaACGGTGCTGAGTTCTCCTCTGTTGTGGTTACCTTCAGATGATCCTGTGTTGTCACTGGTATTTACTATTAACGTTCATATCATTGTCAGCTACAACTGTATTTCTAAACTGCTTTTATCTTCATACACCAACAGATATTCTTAAATACTTAGTGGGTCTTGACTTGTTTAGATAAAATCTTAAACACTGTTGCCCTGAATGCGTCTCTGGAAACATCAGGCCCGAATTACACTGCAccttaaaagacacacacacgtgatgtaGAACAGCCAGATTACTGATGTGTGTACCTTTACCTGTGTGTGATGGTCACAGGACCTTGGGGTGACAAAGGTCGGTCATATAAAGAGAATTCTTCACGGCATCAGAGAGCTCAACAGGAACAGCAGCGCCAGCGAGGCCTAAAGGGAGAATCCTCAGGTATGTTTTTGATTTGAGAAGGTTCAAACTTTATGTTTTTGTCTCACATTTAACCCGTCTCTTTCTTCTCGTTGCCATAGAAACAGCTGTCTgctcccctccttcctctaCTGCCGTCACTCACCTCAATCACCTGACGTagcttgacctctgacctccagccAGCAGGTCTGAACACAACCTTTGACATCGCATCTTGAGCTTACTGGACCAGGGTTCAGCCTATCAACTCCCAGAACCAATAGTGCCTTGTCATCTTACCTACCATCATGGATCACCTACGTACAGAATCCAGACTCTACCTAATCTGTAGACCGGACCACTAGCTGCAGGTTCTGGGTTCTACCCGGTTCTCCTACCTACAGGATCCTCAGGTTCTTGATGTTTGGACTTTGTTGCATTCAGAGACCCAGCTCCAGTTAAGAGGACTCAGGACCTCTGAAACAACGCATGTGATCCACCTGTTTCTCACCTGAGCAGCCGGCCAATCGGGACCGCTCGTCTGTCGTGTTCCTGGTGGACCTATTGGACCCGACTGAAGCAGAACCCTTGAAGAACTTGCAGAATCCCCGTGGTCTTTGAGTTTCTCTTTTAAACtaaaacacatatttatttcatcTAAGCCTCAGTCGATGTATAGATTTGACTTCTAAGCACAGAGTGTTAAATACTGACGTGTATCAGGTGGATGAAgatctgtctttctgtctgtctctccctgcCGGTCTCTCAATAGAAGCGTATTGTCTCTTTTAAGAACAAAGAGGACACCGATGAGGACGTTGGCGTGTTGTTGGCGTGTATTTATAAATTATTAATCACATTATATCTTTCTAAAGCCTTCTAACTGAAGTCACAACTACTTTATCAAATAAAACGTTCTCAcgtttctgtgtctgtgtcacacATTGTCTCTCTAACACAAATCGAGCATCAATATAGAAATCATTGATTTTCGACATTACGTCTTTGATCATTGTGTTTGTAGTTTATCAGTTTCTCTTaatacagatttatttttaggtttttaaatgtgaaaacatgaatgaatcTTATATTGCACCAAGTCACTTGACGGACTCGACGGGCCGGCGGATCCCCTCCGGCTGCGTGGTGGTCTGAACCGGTGAGAGCCGCTCTGCGAGCATTTAGCAAAAGGCCTGAATACAAACAACCGTTtcagtctcttctctttttctgcctccatctctgctgcaaaaagcTCCAGAATCAATTGCTCATTTTCTAACCCCAAAAAACTCTTTCCTATCTTCACCAACCTCCtcaaaccccccagtcctcctccccgctTCATCCAAGAgactttttcaccttttttaccaaaaaaatagcttAACTACACTGTTGTTTCTCTAACCCACCTCCTACTACTTGTAtcccacagacttcacctctatcgctctgacttccctgtttcacccccctgtctcctaccaaagttcttaccttggtaacctctgcccgtcccaagGAGacgttaacccactcctgaagaaacccaccctcaacccttctgaagaaaacaactacagaccggtatctcttcttccctttctgtccaaaactattgaacgagcatctttaaccaactctcctcctatctccaccgtaacaacctccttgacccccaccagtcaggcttcaaggccattccacagaaactgctctccttgctgtctcagagcaactccacgctgctagagccgcctctctctcctccgtcctcatccttctggacctttctgcagcattcaacacagtaaaccaccagatccttatctcctcccttcaggaacttggtgtcacaggatccgcgtctcttctctcatcctaccttgacggccgcacctaccgggtaacttggagaggatctgtgtcggaaccttgtcctcttactactggagttcctcagggctccgtcctgggtcccctgctcttctcaatctacaccaactctcttggctccgtcattcactcgcatggtttttcctatcacagctatgccgacgacaccctactaattctctccttccccgactcggacactcaggtggcggcacggatctctgcatgtctgactgacatctctcagtggatgtctgctcatcacctgaagatcaacccgcacaagactgaactactccTCTTCCCCagaaaagactctcccacccaggacctgactgttaactttggtcACTCTGTGTTAACGTCCACTTTGACTGatggaacctcggtgtgacacttgactcccaacatcacagcgacaacaggatcctgtaggtccacgctctacaacatcaggagaacacgaCCCTTCTCACTtagaaggaggcgcaggtactgattcaggctcttgtcctctcctggactattgtaactgtctcctggcaggtctccctgctccagaCCTCCATCTCCCAGTAGGTCTCTGCAGTCTCTccagaccttaaactggactcataatggaTCTGATCTATAACTagttgtacatcggcttatttgttcttctgactttgtttctctatggttgaaatgcacttattgtaagtcactttggataaaagcctcagctaaatgacatgtgatggaatgtaCAGTCAAATCCCTCTATGTAAGATTTGTGgtaataaatggcttctgattctgataaaGTAATCACCAATTTATTTGAACAACAGTTTTGATCcatattttgtaaataaaatgaatagaaaGAAGATTAAAAGTTTAAATCATTTACTAATTAAAGTTTGCTTGCTTATCCCTATTGATAGTAAAATTAGGAGTTTATTTCCTATGTAATAggttcacctttgacctcttggcCCACGTGCCGTGACGTCTGTCAATATTTGAACTGAGCTCAACGATCAGCAGACGCCCTCCATTTTACCTCAGAGACCCCACAAGACTCGGAGACAAACGGGACAGACATGCTACTCACATTGACGCTCTGCACTCTGCTGACCTGCTCCAAACTGGTTACATGTACAGGTGAGACAGACTGATGGATCTTCTGAGGTGGTATTAGTATTAAAGTACCGTACAGAGTATTTGTATCTGGTGCCCCCTCAGTGTTCCTGGACCGGCCCTCAGCGGGTCAAGTCCTCGCCTCGTCCGCTAGGAGGCGGCGAGCCAACGGCTTCTTCCTGGAGGAGATGTTACCTGGAGATCTGGAGAGGGAGTGTCACGAGGAGATGTGCTCGCAGGAGGAGGCCGCCGAGATCTTCCAGAGCAGCGAGAAGACGGTAAGAAGGACCACTGTAGTCCAACCTAAGGCCCAGGACCCATAGGGGG
Encoded proteins:
- the LOC119219033 gene encoding diacylglycerol kinase delta-like isoform X3; this translates as MEEWMAALRSVQSRQNYESTQYSMDHFSGTHNWYACSHARPTYCNVCREALSGVTSHGLSCEVCKFKAHKRCAVRATNNCKWTTLASIGKDIIEDEDGVSMPHQWLEGNLPVSAKCNVCDKTCGSVLRLQDWRCLWCKAMVHSGCKEQLSSKCPLGQCKVSVIPPTALNSIDSDGFWKASCPPSCTSPLLVFVNSKSGDNQGVKFLRRFKQLLNPAQVFDLMNGGPHLGLRLFQKFDTFRILVCGGDGSVGWVLSEIDALTLHKQCQLGVLPLGTGNDLARVLGWGSACDDDTQLPQILEKLERASTKMLDRWRIMVYETKFPRQHSGSTVTEDCSDDSEVQQILTYEDSVAAHLSKILTSDQHSVVISSARVLCETVKDLVARVGKAYEKNTESSEESELMAKKCGVLKEKLDSLLKTLNEESQACRLPPPASPPTIAEEQEDAESVERPPSLHQNHHRAPPQAPPCSPRGNASSSTAAIFKPREQLMLRANSLKKAIRQIIEHTERAVDEQNLQTEQQLFTRQPEEDEDLEKEEEEEDGASLQSSSSSKRHSARKVGRRPCEIRKGSFVQTGSGEMMPTFNTKILYSGLRGISVSLSSSSVISQLLVNADPLGCDLDNVDCYTEKCVMNNYFGIGLDAKISLDFNNKRDEHPEKCRSRTKNMMWYGVLGTKELLHRTYKNLEQKVLLECDGRLIPLPSLQGIAVLNIPSYAGGTNFWGGTKEDDMFTAPSFDDKILEVVAVFGSMQMAVSRVINLQHHRIAQCRTVKIKILGDEGVPVQVDGEAWVQPPGYIKILHKNRTQTLTRDRAFESTLKSWEDKQKCEFLRTPSQPPPSSQPPPSSHPEIVSEDEASLISVFGQAAGALIHSIREVAECHHTLEQELAHAVNASSKAMDVVYANSNSSQALCCSVVLQMVSNVKALLSETELLLAGKMSMQLDPPQQEQLKAALSSVAQQLRRLADVSWLSPVIEPLDHEGPLTDFSKRSRSTKFRLVPKFKKDKINKNKETCTTLSLPVHQWGTEEVGAWLGFLSLNEYQDIFMGHDVRGAELIHLERRDLKDLGVTKVGHIKRILHGIRELNRNSSASEA